A single window of Liolophura sinensis isolate JHLJ2023 chromosome 6, CUHK_Ljap_v2, whole genome shotgun sequence DNA harbors:
- the LOC135466239 gene encoding uncharacterized protein LOC135466239 isoform X2 yields the protein MASPIVLSSDESEDEVVVVCETKAAPKDLDEDGDVVFLSIEKSDGGTTNTGHAKTNHSDVASLATDNSHATPLTSDSSDVTPLTSDSSDVTPLTSYSSDVTPLNTDILCTTPVDTNSLNVVTPVVAITSVQHVSSKQVKVEVLGDSCASRGQRASSWAVVGSQTVSNVSTVLSQRAQPLLNGSEDSADHIKVTSYKGGAHTVHPQSASPPLSCPSQSCPQFYLADSASVTTCSPTPSRASSSVVSPVTLPATAADSALDKTNQMFTNWLLQGADSGGVLPVAESSTCPAKTSVKSSLSRSFSSTYPSADSASHSSLLSPHVSVELSGCTSPQTTRLISDQRNVPLRKRLRSDGELGKPWCKLHAPGGTGHAGWSTRCSVCGEEERKVSCCMQGHQTCCICLEERAKYLLSDKKGTTLKCLSVGCESFYPMSELKHTLPGMVVDVLEIQLEKHYVDYLADMVMKEVDSAAGEVNISQDDDDLKDSKSSAGAKIKNECMEVPSSWIDMEPQTPFLLVQLEPETEAYVSVSLKFHETMKFGSIDIEKIYRVQNPILWKFYSVKKQQMSQDHEGEMVEEKLLFHGTNDDAVDAICKSGFDWRLCGKHGTMYGQGSYFAQTASYSHQYSAAAKVNRRGRHPLTGLLGGKVRACKIKIPKLPKKSSASSPQAMQLNNYTFLSSSAGVNPTTSGPYSSGLGGLTMSSVAGGQFPAPCVLPPSSPVSHSMSSATHGSSIGSHGSSVFTSSSTTPAGTGGPQTLSWPPSQPNPLNLSMSSYSTPSSTAPPNVALSSPLGAHCSSALSSLSTNASLTVPGMTGFYLPHAFLANVVSSQATAANLGFGSAPALGGTGSKQVSSSALLTDSDAPVFKMFLARVLVGTYTTGNNDLRKPPPLDPVSDPYGRCFDSCVDNVISPKIFVVFDSAQAYPEYIVHYKENVS from the exons AGTCTGAAGATGAGGTGGTTGTGGTTTGTGAAACAAAAGCAGCCCCAAAAGATTTAGATGAAGATGGAGATGTTGTTTTCTTGTCTATAGAGAAGTCTGATGGAGGTACAACAAACACAGGTCATGCAAAGACAAATCATTCTGATGTTGCTTCTCTGGCCACTGACAACTCGCATGCAACTCCCCTCACATCAGATAGTTCAGATGTGACTCCGCTGACTTCAGACAGCTCAGATGTAACTCCGCTGACTTCATACAGCTCAGATGTGACGCCTTTGAACACAGATATTTTGTGCACAACTCCAGTAGACACAAATAGTTTAAATGTGGTAACTCCAGTGGTTGCCATTACTAGTGTACAGCATGTATCTAGTAAACAGGTTAAAGTTGAAGTGCTGGGGGACAGCTGTGCATCTAGGGGGCAAAGGGCGTCATCATGGGCCGTTGTTGGTAGTCAGACAGTGAGCAATGTGTCCACTGTTCTCAGCCAAAGAGCCCAACCTTTACTGAACGGGAGTGAGGATTCTGCTGATCACATCAAAGTAACAAGCTACAAAGGTGGGGCGCACACAGTTCACCCTCAGTCTGCCAGCCCCCCTCTGTCCTGTCCCTCCCAATCCTGCCCACAGTTCTACTTAGCAGATTCTGCCAGCGTAACAACATGCTCTCCCACTCCCTCAAGGGCTTCCTCCTCCGTTGTCTCTCCTGTGACTTTGCCAGCGACTGCAGCTGACAGTGCTTTAGACAAGACTAATCAGATGTTCACCAACTGGCTTCTGCAGGGAGCTGACTCTGGCGGGGTGTTGCCTGTGGCAGAAAGTAGCACATGTCCTGCCAAAACGTCTGTCAAGTCTTCACTCAGCCGCTCCTTCAGTTCTACCTATCCTTCTGCTGACTCGGCCAGCCACTCCTCACTGCTGTCACCTCATGTATCTGTCGAGCTATCTGGCTGTACAAGTCCTCAGACCACAAGGTTAATCTCTGATCAGAGGAATGTTCCACTGCGTAAACGCCTGCGCAGTGATGGCGAGTTGGGGAAACCCTGGTGCAAGCTGCACGCACCTGGGGGCACAGGGCACGCGGGCTGGAGCACACGCTGCAGCGTGTGTGGGGAAGAGGAGCGTAAAGTCTCATGCTGCATGCAGGGACATCAGACCTGCTGTATCTGTCTGGAGGAACGTGCAAAATACCTGCTCAGCGACAAGAAGGGA ACAACACTGAAATGCCTGTCAGTTGGCTGTGAAAGTTTCTATCCCATGA GTGAGCTGAAGCACACATTGCCTGGCATGGTGGTGGATGTGCTAGAAATACAGTTGGAGAAACACTATGTGGATTATTTGGCTGACATGGTCATGAAAGAAGTGGACAGTGCTGCTGGTGAAGTCAATATCAGTCAAGATGATGATGACCTGAAGGATTCCAAAAGTAGTGCTGGTgcgaaaataaaaaatgagtGTATGGAAGTACCAAGTTCATGGATTGACATGGAACCTCAAACT CCTTTTCTTCTGGTACAGTTGGAACCAGAGACAGAAGCCTATGTCTCAGTCTCACTCAAGTTTCATGAAACCATGAAGTTTGGATCTATTGATATAGAAAAGATCTATAGAGTGCAGAATCCTATTCTCTGGAAGTTTTACTCTGt GAAGAAACAGCAGATGAGCCAGGATCATGAAGGAGAAATGGTGGAGGAAAAACTGCTGTTCCACGGCACCAATGACGACGCAGTAGATGCCATATGCAAATCTGGTTTTGACTGGCGGCTATGTGGCAAGCATGGGACTATGTACGGCCAAG GTTCGTACTTTGCCCAGACAGCATCTTACTCCCATCAGTACTCGGCTGCGGCAAAGGTTAACCGACGGGGCAGACATCCACTCACTGGCTTGTTGGGAGGGAAAGTCCGGGCCTGCAAGATCAAGATCCCCAAACTGCCCAAAAAGTCTTCTGCGAGCTCACCTCAGGCCATGCAGCTTAATAACTATACCTTTCTCTCCAGCTCAGCTGGTGTCAATCCAACCACCAGTGGTCCATACAGCTCTGGACTAGGAGGCTTAACCATGTCCTCTGTGGCAGGAGGCCAGTTTCCAGCCCCCTGTGTCCTGCCTCCATCCAGCCCTGTCAGCCACAGCATGAGCTCAGCCACTCACGGCTCGAGCATAGGTAGCCATGGTAGCAGTGTCTTCACCTCTAGCTCCACAACCCCAGCTGGAACTGGGGGGCCTCAGACACTGAGCTGGCCACCCTCACAGCCTAACCCCCTTAACCTGTCCATGAGCAGCTATTCCACACCCAGCTCTACTGCCCCACCAAATGTAGCCCTCTCTTCTCCTCTGGGAGCCCATTGCAGCTCAGCCCTAAGCTCCTTGTCAACCAATGCCAGTCTTACAGTGCCTGGGATGACAGGATTCTACCTGCCTCACGCCTTCCTGGCTAATGTCGTCTCCAGTCAGGCAACGGCGGCAAACCTAGGATTTGGCAGTGCACCAGCCCTGGGGGGGACAGGGAGTAAGCAAGTGTCAAGCAGTGCACTTTTGACTGACAGCGACGCCCCTGTGTTTAAGATGTTCCTGGCGCGGGTACTGGTGGGCACTTACACTACTGGGAACAATGACCTTCGTAAACCTCCGCCATTGGACCCAGTCTCTGACCCATACGGCAGGTGCTTTGACAGCTGCGTTGACAATGTCATCTCAcctaaaatatttgttgtgtttgatTCAGCTCAGGCATATCCGGAATACATCGTGCAttataaagaaaatgtttcttaG
- the LOC135466239 gene encoding uncharacterized protein LOC135466239 isoform X1, translated as MVRGSFLSVNCYLESEDEVVVVCETKAAPKDLDEDGDVVFLSIEKSDGGTTNTGHAKTNHSDVASLATDNSHATPLTSDSSDVTPLTSDSSDVTPLTSYSSDVTPLNTDILCTTPVDTNSLNVVTPVVAITSVQHVSSKQVKVEVLGDSCASRGQRASSWAVVGSQTVSNVSTVLSQRAQPLLNGSEDSADHIKVTSYKGGAHTVHPQSASPPLSCPSQSCPQFYLADSASVTTCSPTPSRASSSVVSPVTLPATAADSALDKTNQMFTNWLLQGADSGGVLPVAESSTCPAKTSVKSSLSRSFSSTYPSADSASHSSLLSPHVSVELSGCTSPQTTRLISDQRNVPLRKRLRSDGELGKPWCKLHAPGGTGHAGWSTRCSVCGEEERKVSCCMQGHQTCCICLEERAKYLLSDKKGTTLKCLSVGCESFYPMSELKHTLPGMVVDVLEIQLEKHYVDYLADMVMKEVDSAAGEVNISQDDDDLKDSKSSAGAKIKNECMEVPSSWIDMEPQTPFLLVQLEPETEAYVSVSLKFHETMKFGSIDIEKIYRVQNPILWKFYSVKKQQMSQDHEGEMVEEKLLFHGTNDDAVDAICKSGFDWRLCGKHGTMYGQGSYFAQTASYSHQYSAAAKVNRRGRHPLTGLLGGKVRACKIKIPKLPKKSSASSPQAMQLNNYTFLSSSAGVNPTTSGPYSSGLGGLTMSSVAGGQFPAPCVLPPSSPVSHSMSSATHGSSIGSHGSSVFTSSSTTPAGTGGPQTLSWPPSQPNPLNLSMSSYSTPSSTAPPNVALSSPLGAHCSSALSSLSTNASLTVPGMTGFYLPHAFLANVVSSQATAANLGFGSAPALGGTGSKQVSSSALLTDSDAPVFKMFLARVLVGTYTTGNNDLRKPPPLDPVSDPYGRCFDSCVDNVISPKIFVVFDSAQAYPEYIVHYKENVS; from the exons AGTCTGAAGATGAGGTGGTTGTGGTTTGTGAAACAAAAGCAGCCCCAAAAGATTTAGATGAAGATGGAGATGTTGTTTTCTTGTCTATAGAGAAGTCTGATGGAGGTACAACAAACACAGGTCATGCAAAGACAAATCATTCTGATGTTGCTTCTCTGGCCACTGACAACTCGCATGCAACTCCCCTCACATCAGATAGTTCAGATGTGACTCCGCTGACTTCAGACAGCTCAGATGTAACTCCGCTGACTTCATACAGCTCAGATGTGACGCCTTTGAACACAGATATTTTGTGCACAACTCCAGTAGACACAAATAGTTTAAATGTGGTAACTCCAGTGGTTGCCATTACTAGTGTACAGCATGTATCTAGTAAACAGGTTAAAGTTGAAGTGCTGGGGGACAGCTGTGCATCTAGGGGGCAAAGGGCGTCATCATGGGCCGTTGTTGGTAGTCAGACAGTGAGCAATGTGTCCACTGTTCTCAGCCAAAGAGCCCAACCTTTACTGAACGGGAGTGAGGATTCTGCTGATCACATCAAAGTAACAAGCTACAAAGGTGGGGCGCACACAGTTCACCCTCAGTCTGCCAGCCCCCCTCTGTCCTGTCCCTCCCAATCCTGCCCACAGTTCTACTTAGCAGATTCTGCCAGCGTAACAACATGCTCTCCCACTCCCTCAAGGGCTTCCTCCTCCGTTGTCTCTCCTGTGACTTTGCCAGCGACTGCAGCTGACAGTGCTTTAGACAAGACTAATCAGATGTTCACCAACTGGCTTCTGCAGGGAGCTGACTCTGGCGGGGTGTTGCCTGTGGCAGAAAGTAGCACATGTCCTGCCAAAACGTCTGTCAAGTCTTCACTCAGCCGCTCCTTCAGTTCTACCTATCCTTCTGCTGACTCGGCCAGCCACTCCTCACTGCTGTCACCTCATGTATCTGTCGAGCTATCTGGCTGTACAAGTCCTCAGACCACAAGGTTAATCTCTGATCAGAGGAATGTTCCACTGCGTAAACGCCTGCGCAGTGATGGCGAGTTGGGGAAACCCTGGTGCAAGCTGCACGCACCTGGGGGCACAGGGCACGCGGGCTGGAGCACACGCTGCAGCGTGTGTGGGGAAGAGGAGCGTAAAGTCTCATGCTGCATGCAGGGACATCAGACCTGCTGTATCTGTCTGGAGGAACGTGCAAAATACCTGCTCAGCGACAAGAAGGGA ACAACACTGAAATGCCTGTCAGTTGGCTGTGAAAGTTTCTATCCCATGA GTGAGCTGAAGCACACATTGCCTGGCATGGTGGTGGATGTGCTAGAAATACAGTTGGAGAAACACTATGTGGATTATTTGGCTGACATGGTCATGAAAGAAGTGGACAGTGCTGCTGGTGAAGTCAATATCAGTCAAGATGATGATGACCTGAAGGATTCCAAAAGTAGTGCTGGTgcgaaaataaaaaatgagtGTATGGAAGTACCAAGTTCATGGATTGACATGGAACCTCAAACT CCTTTTCTTCTGGTACAGTTGGAACCAGAGACAGAAGCCTATGTCTCAGTCTCACTCAAGTTTCATGAAACCATGAAGTTTGGATCTATTGATATAGAAAAGATCTATAGAGTGCAGAATCCTATTCTCTGGAAGTTTTACTCTGt GAAGAAACAGCAGATGAGCCAGGATCATGAAGGAGAAATGGTGGAGGAAAAACTGCTGTTCCACGGCACCAATGACGACGCAGTAGATGCCATATGCAAATCTGGTTTTGACTGGCGGCTATGTGGCAAGCATGGGACTATGTACGGCCAAG GTTCGTACTTTGCCCAGACAGCATCTTACTCCCATCAGTACTCGGCTGCGGCAAAGGTTAACCGACGGGGCAGACATCCACTCACTGGCTTGTTGGGAGGGAAAGTCCGGGCCTGCAAGATCAAGATCCCCAAACTGCCCAAAAAGTCTTCTGCGAGCTCACCTCAGGCCATGCAGCTTAATAACTATACCTTTCTCTCCAGCTCAGCTGGTGTCAATCCAACCACCAGTGGTCCATACAGCTCTGGACTAGGAGGCTTAACCATGTCCTCTGTGGCAGGAGGCCAGTTTCCAGCCCCCTGTGTCCTGCCTCCATCCAGCCCTGTCAGCCACAGCATGAGCTCAGCCACTCACGGCTCGAGCATAGGTAGCCATGGTAGCAGTGTCTTCACCTCTAGCTCCACAACCCCAGCTGGAACTGGGGGGCCTCAGACACTGAGCTGGCCACCCTCACAGCCTAACCCCCTTAACCTGTCCATGAGCAGCTATTCCACACCCAGCTCTACTGCCCCACCAAATGTAGCCCTCTCTTCTCCTCTGGGAGCCCATTGCAGCTCAGCCCTAAGCTCCTTGTCAACCAATGCCAGTCTTACAGTGCCTGGGATGACAGGATTCTACCTGCCTCACGCCTTCCTGGCTAATGTCGTCTCCAGTCAGGCAACGGCGGCAAACCTAGGATTTGGCAGTGCACCAGCCCTGGGGGGGACAGGGAGTAAGCAAGTGTCAAGCAGTGCACTTTTGACTGACAGCGACGCCCCTGTGTTTAAGATGTTCCTGGCGCGGGTACTGGTGGGCACTTACACTACTGGGAACAATGACCTTCGTAAACCTCCGCCATTGGACCCAGTCTCTGACCCATACGGCAGGTGCTTTGACAGCTGCGTTGACAATGTCATCTCAcctaaaatatttgttgtgtttgatTCAGCTCAGGCATATCCGGAATACATCGTGCAttataaagaaaatgtttcttaG